The Gasterosteus aculeatus chromosome 8, fGasAcu3.hap1.1, whole genome shotgun sequence genome has a window encoding:
- the bend5 gene encoding BEN domain-containing protein 5 isoform X1, whose translation MYAFVRFFEDDMCYALPVLNVEDFRPLHETDFDNQKVYLVHRTEENGSAGQPCEAQILALADTVEEFEDSIMQKKMKIPKMSITNSGNSIENNCEERMPLRHKKALSQDHGRPLSNSSKSLAAVVARLERNAASCCVEGEEDLDEDRLAEEGEDADDEDEDMEGEHHHNHHHHHHQQQHLEVDTDCVSGAVPAVVPRVLYEELVHSYRQQEEEMRRLQQELERTRRQLVQQAKKLKEYGSLLTEVKELRDFNRRLQDVLLMRLGSEPMHDNGTQTIKAEVVEPIVEAQETCREEANTSSSYSPSPRTVYTCNDGKVHLGGGIWVEEEKWHQLQRTQGDSKFTKNLAVMIWGTETLKNRSVTGVATKKKKDALPKPPLSPSKLKIVRECLYDRVSQETADSAEITQRLSKVNKYICEKIMDINKSIKNEERRESKLLIRQTVKMENFTYDGM comes from the exons atgtatgcTTTTGTTAGATTCTTTGAAGACGATATGTGCTACGCGTTACCCGTTTTAAATGTCGAAGATTTCAGACCTCTGCACGAAACAGATTTTGATAATCAGAAGGTGTATCTGGTTCACAGAACTGAAGAGAATGGCAGCGCAGGCCAGCCGTGCGAAGCACAGATCCTTGCCCTTGCAG ATACAGTAGAGGAATTTGAAGACAGTATAATGCAAAAGAAGATGAAAATTCCCAAGATGTCCATCACGAATTCAGGGAACTCTATCGAAAACAATTGTGAAGAAAGAATGCCACTCAGGCATAAAAAG GCCCTGTCTCAGGACCATGGACGTCCCCTTTCCAACTCCTCCAAGAGCCTCGCTGCCGTAGTGGCTCGCCTGGAGAGAAATGCGgccagctgctgtgtggaggGCGAAGAGGACCTGGACGAGGACCGGCTggctgaggagggagaggacgcAGACGACGAAGATGAAGACATGGAGGGAGAGCATCaccataatcatcatcatcatcatcatcaacagcaGCATTTGGAGGTGGACACGGATTGTGTGTCTGGGGCGGTTCCAGCAGTGGTTCCCAGAGTTCTGTACGAGGAGCTGGTTCATAGCTACaggcaacaggaggaggagatgaggaggcttCAGCAGGAGCTTGAGAGAACCCGCAGGCAGCTGGTCCAGCAGGCCAAGAAGCTGAAGGAATATGGCAGTTTACTGACGGAAGTCAAAGAACTGAGGGACTTCAACAGGAGGCTGCAAGACGTACTTCTCATGAGACTGGGCAGCG AGCCTATGCATGACAATGGCACTCAGACAATCAAGGCTGAAGTGGTTGAACCCATTGTTGAGGCCCAGGAGACATGCCGAGAAGAAGCCAACACCAGTTCCAgctactccccctcccccagaaCAGTATACACCTGCAATGATGGGAAG GTGCACCTCGGTGGAGGGatctgggtggaggaggagaagtggcaCCAGCTACAGCGCACACAGGGAGACTCAAAGTTCACAAAGAACCTGGCTGTCATGATCTGGGGCACAGAAACCCTCAAGAACCGTAGTGTCACTGGAGTGGCcaccaaaaagaagaaagatgCACTGCCCAAACCGCCGCTGTCACCCAGCAAGCTGAAAATAGTCCGAG AGTGTCTCTACGACCGAGTGTCTCAAGAGACAGCCGACAGTGCAGAGATCACGCAGAGATTGTCCAAAGTGAACAAGTACATTTGTGAAAAGATAATGGACATCAACAAGTCCATCAAGAACGAGGAGCGGCGGGAATCCAAGCTGCTCATCAGACAGACCGTGAAGATGGAGAACTTCACCTACGACGGCATGTAG
- the bend5 gene encoding BEN domain-containing protein 5 isoform X2, with amino-acid sequence MQKKMKIPKMSITNSGNSIENNCEERMPLRHKKALSQDHGRPLSNSSKSLAAVVARLERNAASCCVEGEEDLDEDRLAEEGEDADDEDEDMEGEHHHNHHHHHHQQQHLEVDTDCVSGAVPAVVPRVLYEELVHSYRQQEEEMRRLQQELERTRRQLVQQAKKLKEYGSLLTEVKELRDFNRRLQDVLLMRLGSEPMHDNGTQTIKAEVVEPIVEAQETCREEANTSSSYSPSPRTVYTCNDGKVHLGGGIWVEEEKWHQLQRTQGDSKFTKNLAVMIWGTETLKNRSVTGVATKKKKDALPKPPLSPSKLKIVRECLYDRVSQETADSAEITQRLSKVNKYICEKIMDINKSIKNEERRESKLLIRQTVKMENFTYDGM; translated from the exons ATGCAAAAGAAGATGAAAATTCCCAAGATGTCCATCACGAATTCAGGGAACTCTATCGAAAACAATTGTGAAGAAAGAATGCCACTCAGGCATAAAAAG GCCCTGTCTCAGGACCATGGACGTCCCCTTTCCAACTCCTCCAAGAGCCTCGCTGCCGTAGTGGCTCGCCTGGAGAGAAATGCGgccagctgctgtgtggaggGCGAAGAGGACCTGGACGAGGACCGGCTggctgaggagggagaggacgcAGACGACGAAGATGAAGACATGGAGGGAGAGCATCaccataatcatcatcatcatcatcatcaacagcaGCATTTGGAGGTGGACACGGATTGTGTGTCTGGGGCGGTTCCAGCAGTGGTTCCCAGAGTTCTGTACGAGGAGCTGGTTCATAGCTACaggcaacaggaggaggagatgaggaggcttCAGCAGGAGCTTGAGAGAACCCGCAGGCAGCTGGTCCAGCAGGCCAAGAAGCTGAAGGAATATGGCAGTTTACTGACGGAAGTCAAAGAACTGAGGGACTTCAACAGGAGGCTGCAAGACGTACTTCTCATGAGACTGGGCAGCG AGCCTATGCATGACAATGGCACTCAGACAATCAAGGCTGAAGTGGTTGAACCCATTGTTGAGGCCCAGGAGACATGCCGAGAAGAAGCCAACACCAGTTCCAgctactccccctcccccagaaCAGTATACACCTGCAATGATGGGAAG GTGCACCTCGGTGGAGGGatctgggtggaggaggagaagtggcaCCAGCTACAGCGCACACAGGGAGACTCAAAGTTCACAAAGAACCTGGCTGTCATGATCTGGGGCACAGAAACCCTCAAGAACCGTAGTGTCACTGGAGTGGCcaccaaaaagaagaaagatgCACTGCCCAAACCGCCGCTGTCACCCAGCAAGCTGAAAATAGTCCGAG AGTGTCTCTACGACCGAGTGTCTCAAGAGACAGCCGACAGTGCAGAGATCACGCAGAGATTGTCCAAAGTGAACAAGTACATTTGTGAAAAGATAATGGACATCAACAAGTCCATCAAGAACGAGGAGCGGCGGGAATCCAAGCTGCTCATCAGACAGACCGTGAAGATGGAGAACTTCACCTACGACGGCATGTAG